A region from the Variovorax sp. V93 genome encodes:
- the bioB gene encoding biotin synthase BioB — translation MGANDLQQTITLHRPAKAAAPQGPWTVEAIQALLDKPLMDLLFEAQTVHRQHFPEGDIELATLLSVKTGGCPENCGYCPQSAEFDTGVKAQKLMEVDEVVRAAQAAKDAGATRFCMGAAWRAPKDRDVEKVAVLVEAVKGLGLQTCATLGMLEPHHAHQLKAAGLDYYNHNLDTAPEYYTDVVDTRTYQDRLDTLAHVRSAGISVCCGGIVGMGEQPVHRAGLIAQLANLSPYPESVPINSLVRVPGTPLADSEPVDPFDFVRMIAVARITMPTARVRLSAGRQQMGDAVQALCFMAGANSIFYGDKLLVTGNPDVEADTVLLRKLGLNARQVQEQPEGCAA, via the coding sequence ATGGGTGCCAACGACCTGCAACAAACGATCACGCTGCACCGGCCTGCGAAGGCCGCGGCGCCGCAAGGGCCATGGACGGTCGAAGCGATACAGGCGCTGCTCGACAAGCCGCTGATGGACCTGCTGTTCGAGGCGCAGACCGTGCACCGCCAGCACTTCCCGGAAGGCGACATCGAACTGGCGACGCTGCTCTCGGTCAAGACCGGTGGCTGTCCCGAGAACTGCGGCTACTGCCCGCAGTCGGCCGAGTTCGACACCGGCGTGAAGGCGCAGAAGCTCATGGAAGTCGACGAGGTGGTGCGCGCCGCGCAGGCCGCCAAGGACGCCGGCGCCACGCGCTTCTGCATGGGCGCCGCGTGGCGCGCGCCGAAGGACCGCGACGTCGAGAAGGTGGCGGTGCTGGTCGAGGCCGTGAAGGGGCTGGGCCTGCAGACCTGCGCCACGCTCGGCATGCTGGAGCCGCACCACGCGCACCAGCTCAAGGCCGCGGGCCTGGACTACTACAACCACAACCTCGACACCGCGCCCGAGTACTACACCGACGTGGTCGACACGCGCACCTACCAGGACCGGCTCGACACCCTGGCCCATGTGCGCAGCGCCGGCATCAGCGTGTGCTGCGGCGGCATCGTCGGCATGGGCGAGCAGCCGGTGCACCGCGCGGGACTGATCGCGCAGCTGGCCAACCTGAGTCCGTACCCGGAGTCGGTGCCGATCAACAGCCTGGTGCGCGTGCCGGGCACGCCGCTGGCCGATTCGGAGCCGGTCGATCCCTTCGATTTCGTGCGCATGATCGCGGTCGCGCGCATCACGATGCCGACCGCGCGCGTGCGCCTGTCGGCGGGCCGCCAGCAGATGGGCGATGCAGTGCAGGCGCTGTGCTTCATGGCCGGCGCGAATTCGATCTTCTACGGCGACAAGCTGCTGGTCACCGGCAACCCCGACGTCGAGGCCGACACGGTGCTGCTGCGCAAGCTCGGGCTCAATGCGCGGCAGGTGCAGGAGCAGCCCGAAGGTTGCGCCGCATGA
- a CDS encoding Lrp/AsnC family transcriptional regulator: MDFTLNPALDAHDTRILAELQADARLTMAELGRRVHLSQPAVTERVKKLEAAGVISGYRATVNLGKLGYGIRAIIRVGRADYARVVELVQQTPECVNAYNVTGDDSWILEIAVIDVSHLDAVVTKFCILTETATSIILNPAREHQPMLPPQRSDVRPPIKKVLNA, translated from the coding sequence ATGGACTTCACCTTGAACCCCGCGCTGGATGCCCACGACACCCGCATCCTGGCCGAACTGCAGGCCGATGCGCGGCTCACCATGGCCGAACTCGGCCGCCGCGTGCACCTGAGCCAGCCGGCCGTGACCGAGCGCGTAAAGAAGCTCGAAGCGGCAGGCGTCATCAGCGGCTACCGCGCGACCGTGAACCTCGGCAAGCTCGGCTACGGCATCCGCGCGATCATCCGCGTGGGCCGCGCCGACTATGCGCGCGTGGTGGAACTGGTGCAGCAGACGCCCGAATGCGTCAATGCCTACAACGTGACCGGCGACGACAGCTGGATTCTCGAAATCGCGGTGATCGACGTCAGCCACCTCGATGCGGTGGTCACCAAGTTCTGCATCCTCACCGAGACGGCCACCTCGATCATCCTGAACCCGGCGCGCGAGCATCAGCCGATGCTGCCGCCTCAGCGTTCGGACGTCAGGCCGCCGATCAAGAAAGTACTTAACGCGTAG
- a CDS encoding VOC family protein gives MTAAAARPFKVLGIQQIAIGGPDKLRLQKLWVDMLGLEVTGTFKSERENVDEDICSMGSGPFKVEVDLMQPLDPEKKPAVHATPLNHVGLWIDDLPRAVEWLSAQGVRFAPGGIRKGAAGFDICFLHPKANDEFPIAGEGVLIEMVQAPPEVVAAFSALAATR, from the coding sequence ATGACCGCCGCCGCCGCACGCCCCTTCAAGGTCCTGGGCATCCAGCAGATCGCCATCGGCGGACCCGACAAGCTGCGCCTGCAGAAGCTCTGGGTCGACATGCTGGGGCTCGAAGTCACGGGCACCTTCAAGAGCGAGCGCGAGAACGTCGACGAGGACATCTGTTCGATGGGCAGCGGGCCTTTCAAGGTCGAGGTCGACCTGATGCAGCCGCTGGACCCCGAGAAGAAGCCGGCCGTCCACGCCACGCCGCTCAACCATGTGGGCCTGTGGATCGACGACCTGCCCAGGGCCGTCGAGTGGCTCAGCGCGCAGGGCGTGCGCTTTGCGCCCGGCGGCATCCGCAAGGGCGCGGCGGGTTTCGACATCTGCTTCCTGCACCCGAAGGCGAACGACGAGTTTCCGATCGCGGGCGAGGGCGTGCTGATCGAGATGGTGCAGGCGCCGCCCGAGGTGGTGGCGGCCTTCAGCGCGCTGGCCGCTACGCGTTAA